A genome region from Paramisgurnus dabryanus chromosome 12, PD_genome_1.1, whole genome shotgun sequence includes the following:
- the cracd gene encoding capping protein inhibiting regulator of actin dynamics isoform X2, with the protein MFPKVFLHWCAALSSCASEIEWRRQGKFQPFRRLFGKKKRRKAPRGFEGSELKASHSTDNVCNGVVSVNQENDPYLSEVNTLESRAFSHESVFIPEDSENAYPGQTMSQENVSDKVKNIQKQIGHNIKFGQRPPSHRKSEGDEGSSDEEDVPQNPLRVLAQVETEPPETEAEEKAISHDIGPHRTPVKSPRTKRPPPPGTIESINLDAVPQFVPRLDNTAAKHKLSVKPKNQRVSRKHRRSTQDFHEVDLSEVQEETETQKHEEVFDVSGEDYNIIHGSKEDYEPTEKSIRKRLHEEELERLELQKREEEEERKKKEQLRKIEEQRLEEEKRHKQEQMQKEEEERKEREEKETKAREEEEKRKAEERLRIRQQEERKRQEEEERIRKQEAEKIKKEEEERTRAEEERRQQEIKAQQLRLEEEREREQEERRRKEEVAEKLRIQELEEKQQREEEERLHKEERCRQEKEAEEDKKREEKEIKKHQKEEKAAEAQTKATDPEWKRKAEELRWREMEERQRPFTFKVSSGEKQILFQKVNLTPVTPATGQHSETTAETSEGAKVSSPGYTESPTLSSSLYVPHTAILVTGAQLCGTAVNLDQIKDTACKSLLGLSEAKKATGTPPTKSKTSPDRQSGKTKSLFESSLSADQSSAAVLAEWASIRSKILKGAEEGNYPDQSRKQSQSRPISEDLNTVPFSHTSLRKTMSASAKFSITPARKKFADSNRSSEVFSPEEKESGKIESVSAETPPVQKAEWPSLGTKNQGKGSKVTRIADNAEECMFAKDLPSFLVPSPSRDSSKSQRFETGSPSQSESEESDAKDKGDQKDQGVDERPSPFGIKLRRTNYSLRFHNEQSAEKRKKRYSAGDSFEGVPVPLTSTDQDSDTSTLSERSSPATSQPETSGIQTTSAPSKESRIKFGRNTLPSTRNEVDNFVPKPILYQKPATSPQPSEAATPPPSPFLKPGKRTSGDMVSQTKEEIKQVVTEQSSDHKDDTSASVSSQRHGPGEDELKEKKSFFPSISIPWREKTDRRTELIKREKPSLQARHSLDSTRTHEKETGPLWITLALQKQKGFREQQQSREERKSQREAKLAEKLAKESAGTVSPTEDKGNENSSHPKPQTALEHKRPDTLLTRFERRDNLKKANTLPSSVTVEITDPTPSPPATKDVTKRFPPGDTTQVSTEPAWLALAKRKAKAWSDCPQIIK; encoded by the exons ATGTTTCCTAAGGTTTTCCTTCACTGGTGTGCAGCTCTATCCAGCTGCGCGTCTGAAATAG agtgGCGACGGCAGGGCAAATTTCAGCCATTCCGCCGTCTGTTTGGGAAGAAGAAAAGGAGGAAAGCACCACGTGGGTTTGAGGGATCTGAACTGAAAGCTAGCCATTCCACTGACAATGTTTGCAATGGAGTGGTCTCAGTTAACCAGGAGAATGATCCATATCTAAG TGAGGTAAACACCCTGGAGTCTCGAGCTTTTTCACACGAGAGTGTATTTATCCCTGAGGATTCAGAGAACGCATATCCAGGGCAGACAATGTCCCAGGAGAACGTTTCAGACAAAGTCAAGAACATTCAG AAACAAATAGGACACAATATCAAGTTTGGTCAGAGACCCCCTTCACATAGAAAGAGTGAGGGAGATGAAGGTAGCTCAGATGAGGAAGATGTACCACAGAATCCACTGAGAGTTCTTGCTCAGGTGGAGACTGAGCCACCTGAAACCGAAGCCGAAGAAAAG GCTATCAGCCATGATATTGGCCCACACAGAACTCCAGTCAAATCCCCCCGTACTAAGCGCCCACCTCCCCCTGGTACAATTGAGTCTATTAATCTAGACGCTGTACCTCAGTTTGTCCCACGCTTGGACAACACTGCTGCCAAACACAAACTATCAGTCAAACCGAAGAACCAGAGGGTGTCTCGCAAACACAGAAGATCGACACAG GATTTTCATGAAGTGGATCTCTCTGAAGTGCAAGAGGAAACAGAAACACAAAAACATGAAGAAGTATTTGATGTGTCAGGAGAAGACTATAACATTATCCACGGAAGCAAAGAAGATTATGAGCCTACTGAGAAATCCATAAGGAAGCGACTTCATGAGGAGGAGCTAGAGCGTCTTGAACTTCAGAAAAGGGAAGAAGAGGAAGAGAGAAAGAAGAAAGAACAATTGAGAAAAATCGAGGAGCAGAGATTGGAAGAAGAGAAGCGCCACAAACAAGAACAAATGCAAAAGGAGGAAGAGGAGAGGAAAGAAAGAGAAGAAAAGGAGACGAAAGCAAGGGAAGAGGAAGAAAAGAGGAAAGCAGAGGAAAGGCTAAGAATAAGACAGcaggaagaaagaaagaggcAAGAGGAAGAGGAAAGGATTAGAAAACAAGAAGCGGAAAAGATAAAGAAAGAAGAGGAGGAAAGAACAAGAGCGGAGGAAGAAAGAAGACAGCAAGAAATCAAGGCACAGCAACTTCGTCTAGAAGAGGAAAGAGAAAGGGAGCAGGAGGAGAGGAGGAGGAAGGAGGAGGTGGCAGAGAAACTTAGAATTCAGGAGTTAGAGGAGAAACAACAGAGAGAAGAAGAGGAACGGCTTCATAAGGAAGAAAGATGTCGACAAGAAAAAGAGGCTGAAGAAGACAAAAAGAGGGAGGAGAAGGAAATAAAGAAACATCAAAAAGAAGAGAAAGCAGCCGAGGCACAGACTAAAGCCACTGACCCAGAGTGGAAAAGAAAGGCAGAGGAACTGCGATGGAGAGAGATGGAGGAAAGACAGAGACCCTTCACTTTCAAGGTGTCCTCAGGAGAGAAACAAATACTCTTCCAGAAAGTCAACCTCACCCCTGTTACTCCAGCAACTGGCCAACATAGTGAGACAACAGCTGAAACCAGTGAGGGAGCCAAAGTCTCTTCTCCAGGATACACTGAATCACCAACTCTGTCTTCATCTCTTTATGTCCCTCACACTGCTATTCTTGTGACAGGAGCCCAGCTTTGTGGAACTGCAGTCAATCTTGATCAGATCAAGGATACAGCCTGCAAATCCCTTCTTGGTCTTTCTGAGGCGAAAAAAGCAACAGGCACTCCACCAACCAAGAGCAAAACATCTCCAGATCGTCAATCTGGAAAAACCAAATCTTTATTCGAGTCTTCCTTATCTGCAGACCAATCCAGTGCTGCTGTACTGGCAGAATGGGCAAGTATCCGATCCAAAATATTAAAAGGTGCTGAAGAGGGAAATTATCCAGATCAGAGTCGAAAGCAATCCCAGAGCAGACCAATAAGTGAGGATCTAAATACAGTGCCATTCTCTCATACCAGCCTCAGAAAGACAATGTCAGCCAGTGCTAAGTTTTCCATTACCCCAGCTAGAAAGAAATTTGCTGATTCTAACAGGAGCTCAGAGGTTTTCAGTCCGGAAGAGAAGGAAAGTGGGAAAATAGAATCAGTATCTGCAGAAACTCCTCCTGTTCAAAAGGCAGAGTGGCCTTCTTTAGGGACCAAGAACCAGGGCAAGGGAAGCAAGGTCACCCGCATAGCAGATAATGCTGAAGAATGTATGTTTGCCAAAGACCTCCCCTCCTTTCTAGTTCCCAGTCCATCACGTGACTCTTCTAAATCACAAAGATTTGAAACTGGGTCCCCAAGTCAGTCAGAATCAGAAGAATCAGATGCAAAGGATAAAGGGGATCAGAAAGATCAGGGTGTTGATGAGCGGCCATCGCCTTTTGGAATCAAGTTGAGAAGGACCAACTACTCTCTTCGATTTCATAATGAACAATCTGCAGAGAAGAGGAAGAAAAGGTACAGTGCAGGTGACAGTTTTGAAGGTGTCCCAGTACCTTTAACATCCACTGATCAAGACTCTGACACTTCTACACTTTCTGAAAGGTCAAGCCCTGCTACTTCACAACCAGAGACTTCTGGGATCCAAACTACTTCCGCACCCAGTAAAGAATCACGAATCAAGTTTGGCAGAAATACTCTTCCTTCAACACGAAATGAAGTGGATAACTTTGTCCCCAAGCCTATACTTTACCAAAAACCAGCTACCTCCCCCCAACCCTCTGAAGCCGCCACACCTCCACCCTCTCCATTTTTAAAACCTGGCAAGCGCACTTCAGGGGATATGGTTTCCCAAACAAAAGAGGAGATAAAACAGGTAGTTACTGAGCAAAGCAGTGACCACAAGGATGATACTTCAGCATCTGTATCATCTCAGAGACATGGACCAGGAGAGGATGAGCTTAAAGAGAAGAAGTCCTTTTTTCCATCTATCAGCATCCCATGGAGAGAAAAGACAGATCGCAGGACTGAACTCATTAAAAGAG AAAAACCCTCTTTGCAGGCCAGGCACTCCCTTGACAGCACACGGACACATGAGAAGGAGACAGGACCATTGTGGATCACTCTGGCACTGCAAAAACAGAAAGGCTTCAGGGAACAACAACAGAGCCGAGAGGAAAGAAAGAGCCAGAGAGAAGCTAAGCTGGCTGAGAAACTGGCTAAGGAAAGC GCTGGAACCGTTAGTCCGACAGAGGATAAAGGAAATGAAAATTCCAGCCACCCAAAGCCTCAAACAGCACTTGAACATAAGAGACCAGACACACTCCTGACCCGCTTTGAACGTCGTGACAACTTGAAGAAAGCCAATACCTTGCCCAGTTCAGTCACAG TTGAAATAACAGACCCGACACCCTCTCCACCTGCGACCAAGGATGTGACAAAGCGCTTCCCTCCTGGGGACACTACCCAGGTTtccaccgagcctgcctggcTCGCCCTAGCCAAGCGTAAGGCCAAAGCCTGGAGCGACTGCCCACAGATCATCAAGTGA
- the cracd gene encoding capping protein inhibiting regulator of actin dynamics isoform X3 — translation MATDSKEARLEAQVEVTVSEGPEWRRQGKFQPFRRLFGKKKRRKAPRGFEGSELKASHSTDNVCNGVVSVNQENDPYLSEVNTLESRAFSHESVFIPEDSENAYPGQTMSQENVSDKVKNIQKQIGHNIKFGQRPPSHRKSEGDEGSSDEEDVPQNPLRVLAQVETEPPETEAEEKAISHDIGPHRTPVKSPRTKRPPPPGTIESINLDAVPQFVPRLDNTAAKHKLSVKPKNQRVSRKHRRSTQDFHEVDLSEVQEETETQKHEEVFDVSGEDYNIIHGSKEDYEPTEKSIRKRLHEEELERLELQKREEEEERKKKEQLRKIEEQRLEEEKRHKQEQMQKEEEERKEREEKETKAREEEEKRKAEERLRIRQQEERKRQEEEERIRKQEAEKIKKEEEERTRAEEERRQQEIKAQQLRLEEEREREQEERRRKEEVAEKLRIQELEEKQQREEEERLHKEERCRQEKEAEEDKKREEKEIKKHQKEEKAAEAQTKATDPEWKRKAEELRWREMEERQRPFTFKVSSGEKQILFQKVNLTPVTPATGQHSETTAETSEGAKVSSPGYTESPTLSSSLYVPHTAILVTGAQLCGTAVNLDQIKDTACKSLLGLSEAKKATGTPPTKSKTSPDRQSGKTKSLFESSLSADQSSAAVLAEWASIRSKILKGAEEGNYPDQSRKQSQSRPISEDLNTVPFSHTSLRKTMSASAKFSITPARKKFADSNRSSEVFSPEEKESGKIESVSAETPPVQKAEWPSLGTKNQGKGSKVTRIADNAEECMFAKDLPSFLVPSPSRDSSKSQRFETGSPSQSESEESDAKDKGDQKDQGVDERPSPFGIKLRRTNYSLRFHNEQSAEKRKKRYSAGDSFEGVPVPLTSTDQDSDTSTLSERSSPATSQPETSGIQTTSAPSKESRIKFGRNTLPSTRNEVDNFVPKPILYQKPATSPQPSEAATPPPSPFLKPGKRTSGDMVSQTKEEIKQVVTEQSSDHKDDTSASVSSQRHGPGEDELKEKKSFFPSISIPWREKTDRRTELIKREKPSLQARHSLDSTRTHEKETGPLWITLALQKQKGFREQQQSREERKSQREAKLAEKLAKESAGTVSPTEDKGNENSSHPKPQTALEHKRPDTLLTRFERRDNLKKANTLPSSVTALIKSPPGLLETEN, via the exons ATGGCGACGGACAGTAAGGAGGCTAGGCTTGAGGCGCAGGTAGAGGTAACAGTATCAGAAGGCCCAG agtgGCGACGGCAGGGCAAATTTCAGCCATTCCGCCGTCTGTTTGGGAAGAAGAAAAGGAGGAAAGCACCACGTGGGTTTGAGGGATCTGAACTGAAAGCTAGCCATTCCACTGACAATGTTTGCAATGGAGTGGTCTCAGTTAACCAGGAGAATGATCCATATCTAAG TGAGGTAAACACCCTGGAGTCTCGAGCTTTTTCACACGAGAGTGTATTTATCCCTGAGGATTCAGAGAACGCATATCCAGGGCAGACAATGTCCCAGGAGAACGTTTCAGACAAAGTCAAGAACATTCAG AAACAAATAGGACACAATATCAAGTTTGGTCAGAGACCCCCTTCACATAGAAAGAGTGAGGGAGATGAAGGTAGCTCAGATGAGGAAGATGTACCACAGAATCCACTGAGAGTTCTTGCTCAGGTGGAGACTGAGCCACCTGAAACCGAAGCCGAAGAAAAG GCTATCAGCCATGATATTGGCCCACACAGAACTCCAGTCAAATCCCCCCGTACTAAGCGCCCACCTCCCCCTGGTACAATTGAGTCTATTAATCTAGACGCTGTACCTCAGTTTGTCCCACGCTTGGACAACACTGCTGCCAAACACAAACTATCAGTCAAACCGAAGAACCAGAGGGTGTCTCGCAAACACAGAAGATCGACACAG GATTTTCATGAAGTGGATCTCTCTGAAGTGCAAGAGGAAACAGAAACACAAAAACATGAAGAAGTATTTGATGTGTCAGGAGAAGACTATAACATTATCCACGGAAGCAAAGAAGATTATGAGCCTACTGAGAAATCCATAAGGAAGCGACTTCATGAGGAGGAGCTAGAGCGTCTTGAACTTCAGAAAAGGGAAGAAGAGGAAGAGAGAAAGAAGAAAGAACAATTGAGAAAAATCGAGGAGCAGAGATTGGAAGAAGAGAAGCGCCACAAACAAGAACAAATGCAAAAGGAGGAAGAGGAGAGGAAAGAAAGAGAAGAAAAGGAGACGAAAGCAAGGGAAGAGGAAGAAAAGAGGAAAGCAGAGGAAAGGCTAAGAATAAGACAGcaggaagaaagaaagaggcAAGAGGAAGAGGAAAGGATTAGAAAACAAGAAGCGGAAAAGATAAAGAAAGAAGAGGAGGAAAGAACAAGAGCGGAGGAAGAAAGAAGACAGCAAGAAATCAAGGCACAGCAACTTCGTCTAGAAGAGGAAAGAGAAAGGGAGCAGGAGGAGAGGAGGAGGAAGGAGGAGGTGGCAGAGAAACTTAGAATTCAGGAGTTAGAGGAGAAACAACAGAGAGAAGAAGAGGAACGGCTTCATAAGGAAGAAAGATGTCGACAAGAAAAAGAGGCTGAAGAAGACAAAAAGAGGGAGGAGAAGGAAATAAAGAAACATCAAAAAGAAGAGAAAGCAGCCGAGGCACAGACTAAAGCCACTGACCCAGAGTGGAAAAGAAAGGCAGAGGAACTGCGATGGAGAGAGATGGAGGAAAGACAGAGACCCTTCACTTTCAAGGTGTCCTCAGGAGAGAAACAAATACTCTTCCAGAAAGTCAACCTCACCCCTGTTACTCCAGCAACTGGCCAACATAGTGAGACAACAGCTGAAACCAGTGAGGGAGCCAAAGTCTCTTCTCCAGGATACACTGAATCACCAACTCTGTCTTCATCTCTTTATGTCCCTCACACTGCTATTCTTGTGACAGGAGCCCAGCTTTGTGGAACTGCAGTCAATCTTGATCAGATCAAGGATACAGCCTGCAAATCCCTTCTTGGTCTTTCTGAGGCGAAAAAAGCAACAGGCACTCCACCAACCAAGAGCAAAACATCTCCAGATCGTCAATCTGGAAAAACCAAATCTTTATTCGAGTCTTCCTTATCTGCAGACCAATCCAGTGCTGCTGTACTGGCAGAATGGGCAAGTATCCGATCCAAAATATTAAAAGGTGCTGAAGAGGGAAATTATCCAGATCAGAGTCGAAAGCAATCCCAGAGCAGACCAATAAGTGAGGATCTAAATACAGTGCCATTCTCTCATACCAGCCTCAGAAAGACAATGTCAGCCAGTGCTAAGTTTTCCATTACCCCAGCTAGAAAGAAATTTGCTGATTCTAACAGGAGCTCAGAGGTTTTCAGTCCGGAAGAGAAGGAAAGTGGGAAAATAGAATCAGTATCTGCAGAAACTCCTCCTGTTCAAAAGGCAGAGTGGCCTTCTTTAGGGACCAAGAACCAGGGCAAGGGAAGCAAGGTCACCCGCATAGCAGATAATGCTGAAGAATGTATGTTTGCCAAAGACCTCCCCTCCTTTCTAGTTCCCAGTCCATCACGTGACTCTTCTAAATCACAAAGATTTGAAACTGGGTCCCCAAGTCAGTCAGAATCAGAAGAATCAGATGCAAAGGATAAAGGGGATCAGAAAGATCAGGGTGTTGATGAGCGGCCATCGCCTTTTGGAATCAAGTTGAGAAGGACCAACTACTCTCTTCGATTTCATAATGAACAATCTGCAGAGAAGAGGAAGAAAAGGTACAGTGCAGGTGACAGTTTTGAAGGTGTCCCAGTACCTTTAACATCCACTGATCAAGACTCTGACACTTCTACACTTTCTGAAAGGTCAAGCCCTGCTACTTCACAACCAGAGACTTCTGGGATCCAAACTACTTCCGCACCCAGTAAAGAATCACGAATCAAGTTTGGCAGAAATACTCTTCCTTCAACACGAAATGAAGTGGATAACTTTGTCCCCAAGCCTATACTTTACCAAAAACCAGCTACCTCCCCCCAACCCTCTGAAGCCGCCACACCTCCACCCTCTCCATTTTTAAAACCTGGCAAGCGCACTTCAGGGGATATGGTTTCCCAAACAAAAGAGGAGATAAAACAGGTAGTTACTGAGCAAAGCAGTGACCACAAGGATGATACTTCAGCATCTGTATCATCTCAGAGACATGGACCAGGAGAGGATGAGCTTAAAGAGAAGAAGTCCTTTTTTCCATCTATCAGCATCCCATGGAGAGAAAAGACAGATCGCAGGACTGAACTCATTAAAAGAG AAAAACCCTCTTTGCAGGCCAGGCACTCCCTTGACAGCACACGGACACATGAGAAGGAGACAGGACCATTGTGGATCACTCTGGCACTGCAAAAACAGAAAGGCTTCAGGGAACAACAACAGAGCCGAGAGGAAAGAAAGAGCCAGAGAGAAGCTAAGCTGGCTGAGAAACTGGCTAAGGAAAGC GCTGGAACCGTTAGTCCGACAGAGGATAAAGGAAATGAAAATTCCAGCCACCCAAAGCCTCAAACAGCACTTGAACATAAGAGACCAGACACACTCCTGACCCGCTTTGAACGTCGTGACAACTTGAAGAAAGCCAATACCTTGCCCAGTTCAGTCACAG CTCTCATAAAGTCACCCCCAGGTCTGCTTGAGACAGAAAA TTGA
- the cracd gene encoding capping protein inhibiting regulator of actin dynamics isoform X1, with protein sequence MATDSKEARLEAQVEVTVSEGPEWRRQGKFQPFRRLFGKKKRRKAPRGFEGSELKASHSTDNVCNGVVSVNQENDPYLSEVNTLESRAFSHESVFIPEDSENAYPGQTMSQENVSDKVKNIQKQIGHNIKFGQRPPSHRKSEGDEGSSDEEDVPQNPLRVLAQVETEPPETEAEEKAISHDIGPHRTPVKSPRTKRPPPPGTIESINLDAVPQFVPRLDNTAAKHKLSVKPKNQRVSRKHRRSTQDFHEVDLSEVQEETETQKHEEVFDVSGEDYNIIHGSKEDYEPTEKSIRKRLHEEELERLELQKREEEEERKKKEQLRKIEEQRLEEEKRHKQEQMQKEEEERKEREEKETKAREEEEKRKAEERLRIRQQEERKRQEEEERIRKQEAEKIKKEEEERTRAEEERRQQEIKAQQLRLEEEREREQEERRRKEEVAEKLRIQELEEKQQREEEERLHKEERCRQEKEAEEDKKREEKEIKKHQKEEKAAEAQTKATDPEWKRKAEELRWREMEERQRPFTFKVSSGEKQILFQKVNLTPVTPATGQHSETTAETSEGAKVSSPGYTESPTLSSSLYVPHTAILVTGAQLCGTAVNLDQIKDTACKSLLGLSEAKKATGTPPTKSKTSPDRQSGKTKSLFESSLSADQSSAAVLAEWASIRSKILKGAEEGNYPDQSRKQSQSRPISEDLNTVPFSHTSLRKTMSASAKFSITPARKKFADSNRSSEVFSPEEKESGKIESVSAETPPVQKAEWPSLGTKNQGKGSKVTRIADNAEECMFAKDLPSFLVPSPSRDSSKSQRFETGSPSQSESEESDAKDKGDQKDQGVDERPSPFGIKLRRTNYSLRFHNEQSAEKRKKRYSAGDSFEGVPVPLTSTDQDSDTSTLSERSSPATSQPETSGIQTTSAPSKESRIKFGRNTLPSTRNEVDNFVPKPILYQKPATSPQPSEAATPPPSPFLKPGKRTSGDMVSQTKEEIKQVVTEQSSDHKDDTSASVSSQRHGPGEDELKEKKSFFPSISIPWREKTDRRTELIKREKPSLQARHSLDSTRTHEKETGPLWITLALQKQKGFREQQQSREERKSQREAKLAEKLAKESAGTVSPTEDKGNENSSHPKPQTALEHKRPDTLLTRFERRDNLKKANTLPSSVTVEITDPTPSPPATKDVTKRFPPGDTTQVSTEPAWLALAKRKAKAWSDCPQIIK encoded by the exons ATGGCGACGGACAGTAAGGAGGCTAGGCTTGAGGCGCAGGTAGAGGTAACAGTATCAGAAGGCCCAG agtgGCGACGGCAGGGCAAATTTCAGCCATTCCGCCGTCTGTTTGGGAAGAAGAAAAGGAGGAAAGCACCACGTGGGTTTGAGGGATCTGAACTGAAAGCTAGCCATTCCACTGACAATGTTTGCAATGGAGTGGTCTCAGTTAACCAGGAGAATGATCCATATCTAAG TGAGGTAAACACCCTGGAGTCTCGAGCTTTTTCACACGAGAGTGTATTTATCCCTGAGGATTCAGAGAACGCATATCCAGGGCAGACAATGTCCCAGGAGAACGTTTCAGACAAAGTCAAGAACATTCAG AAACAAATAGGACACAATATCAAGTTTGGTCAGAGACCCCCTTCACATAGAAAGAGTGAGGGAGATGAAGGTAGCTCAGATGAGGAAGATGTACCACAGAATCCACTGAGAGTTCTTGCTCAGGTGGAGACTGAGCCACCTGAAACCGAAGCCGAAGAAAAG GCTATCAGCCATGATATTGGCCCACACAGAACTCCAGTCAAATCCCCCCGTACTAAGCGCCCACCTCCCCCTGGTACAATTGAGTCTATTAATCTAGACGCTGTACCTCAGTTTGTCCCACGCTTGGACAACACTGCTGCCAAACACAAACTATCAGTCAAACCGAAGAACCAGAGGGTGTCTCGCAAACACAGAAGATCGACACAG GATTTTCATGAAGTGGATCTCTCTGAAGTGCAAGAGGAAACAGAAACACAAAAACATGAAGAAGTATTTGATGTGTCAGGAGAAGACTATAACATTATCCACGGAAGCAAAGAAGATTATGAGCCTACTGAGAAATCCATAAGGAAGCGACTTCATGAGGAGGAGCTAGAGCGTCTTGAACTTCAGAAAAGGGAAGAAGAGGAAGAGAGAAAGAAGAAAGAACAATTGAGAAAAATCGAGGAGCAGAGATTGGAAGAAGAGAAGCGCCACAAACAAGAACAAATGCAAAAGGAGGAAGAGGAGAGGAAAGAAAGAGAAGAAAAGGAGACGAAAGCAAGGGAAGAGGAAGAAAAGAGGAAAGCAGAGGAAAGGCTAAGAATAAGACAGcaggaagaaagaaagaggcAAGAGGAAGAGGAAAGGATTAGAAAACAAGAAGCGGAAAAGATAAAGAAAGAAGAGGAGGAAAGAACAAGAGCGGAGGAAGAAAGAAGACAGCAAGAAATCAAGGCACAGCAACTTCGTCTAGAAGAGGAAAGAGAAAGGGAGCAGGAGGAGAGGAGGAGGAAGGAGGAGGTGGCAGAGAAACTTAGAATTCAGGAGTTAGAGGAGAAACAACAGAGAGAAGAAGAGGAACGGCTTCATAAGGAAGAAAGATGTCGACAAGAAAAAGAGGCTGAAGAAGACAAAAAGAGGGAGGAGAAGGAAATAAAGAAACATCAAAAAGAAGAGAAAGCAGCCGAGGCACAGACTAAAGCCACTGACCCAGAGTGGAAAAGAAAGGCAGAGGAACTGCGATGGAGAGAGATGGAGGAAAGACAGAGACCCTTCACTTTCAAGGTGTCCTCAGGAGAGAAACAAATACTCTTCCAGAAAGTCAACCTCACCCCTGTTACTCCAGCAACTGGCCAACATAGTGAGACAACAGCTGAAACCAGTGAGGGAGCCAAAGTCTCTTCTCCAGGATACACTGAATCACCAACTCTGTCTTCATCTCTTTATGTCCCTCACACTGCTATTCTTGTGACAGGAGCCCAGCTTTGTGGAACTGCAGTCAATCTTGATCAGATCAAGGATACAGCCTGCAAATCCCTTCTTGGTCTTTCTGAGGCGAAAAAAGCAACAGGCACTCCACCAACCAAGAGCAAAACATCTCCAGATCGTCAATCTGGAAAAACCAAATCTTTATTCGAGTCTTCCTTATCTGCAGACCAATCCAGTGCTGCTGTACTGGCAGAATGGGCAAGTATCCGATCCAAAATATTAAAAGGTGCTGAAGAGGGAAATTATCCAGATCAGAGTCGAAAGCAATCCCAGAGCAGACCAATAAGTGAGGATCTAAATACAGTGCCATTCTCTCATACCAGCCTCAGAAAGACAATGTCAGCCAGTGCTAAGTTTTCCATTACCCCAGCTAGAAAGAAATTTGCTGATTCTAACAGGAGCTCAGAGGTTTTCAGTCCGGAAGAGAAGGAAAGTGGGAAAATAGAATCAGTATCTGCAGAAACTCCTCCTGTTCAAAAGGCAGAGTGGCCTTCTTTAGGGACCAAGAACCAGGGCAAGGGAAGCAAGGTCACCCGCATAGCAGATAATGCTGAAGAATGTATGTTTGCCAAAGACCTCCCCTCCTTTCTAGTTCCCAGTCCATCACGTGACTCTTCTAAATCACAAAGATTTGAAACTGGGTCCCCAAGTCAGTCAGAATCAGAAGAATCAGATGCAAAGGATAAAGGGGATCAGAAAGATCAGGGTGTTGATGAGCGGCCATCGCCTTTTGGAATCAAGTTGAGAAGGACCAACTACTCTCTTCGATTTCATAATGAACAATCTGCAGAGAAGAGGAAGAAAAGGTACAGTGCAGGTGACAGTTTTGAAGGTGTCCCAGTACCTTTAACATCCACTGATCAAGACTCTGACACTTCTACACTTTCTGAAAGGTCAAGCCCTGCTACTTCACAACCAGAGACTTCTGGGATCCAAACTACTTCCGCACCCAGTAAAGAATCACGAATCAAGTTTGGCAGAAATACTCTTCCTTCAACACGAAATGAAGTGGATAACTTTGTCCCCAAGCCTATACTTTACCAAAAACCAGCTACCTCCCCCCAACCCTCTGAAGCCGCCACACCTCCACCCTCTCCATTTTTAAAACCTGGCAAGCGCACTTCAGGGGATATGGTTTCCCAAACAAAAGAGGAGATAAAACAGGTAGTTACTGAGCAAAGCAGTGACCACAAGGATGATACTTCAGCATCTGTATCATCTCAGAGACATGGACCAGGAGAGGATGAGCTTAAAGAGAAGAAGTCCTTTTTTCCATCTATCAGCATCCCATGGAGAGAAAAGACAGATCGCAGGACTGAACTCATTAAAAGAG AAAAACCCTCTTTGCAGGCCAGGCACTCCCTTGACAGCACACGGACACATGAGAAGGAGACAGGACCATTGTGGATCACTCTGGCACTGCAAAAACAGAAAGGCTTCAGGGAACAACAACAGAGCCGAGAGGAAAGAAAGAGCCAGAGAGAAGCTAAGCTGGCTGAGAAACTGGCTAAGGAAAGC GCTGGAACCGTTAGTCCGACAGAGGATAAAGGAAATGAAAATTCCAGCCACCCAAAGCCTCAAACAGCACTTGAACATAAGAGACCAGACACACTCCTGACCCGCTTTGAACGTCGTGACAACTTGAAGAAAGCCAATACCTTGCCCAGTTCAGTCACAG TTGAAATAACAGACCCGACACCCTCTCCACCTGCGACCAAGGATGTGACAAAGCGCTTCCCTCCTGGGGACACTACCCAGGTTtccaccgagcctgcctggcTCGCCCTAGCCAAGCGTAAGGCCAAAGCCTGGAGCGACTGCCCACAGATCATCAAGTGA